Part of the Hevea brasiliensis isolate MT/VB/25A 57/8 chromosome 16, ASM3005281v1, whole genome shotgun sequence genome is shown below.
GTTTTTGTTTTCCCTTTTTTTGCTGACTTGAATACCAACAACCCGCCCCATCTCCCTCTTTTTCCTCTTATGGTGGAATCTGCTTCTGCAATTCAAATGGAATGTAGATGTTAACCTAATTTGTGCTGCTCAACTGTCTTCCCTCAGGTTTACAGTGACCTATCTGTTGACTATTTAAAGATGCTCTTGCTGAATGTCCCTGCCACTGTTGTTGCACTAGGCTTGTAAGTGATTACTTTTCTCACACTAGTGCAGATTATATGTTCTTGAAGCTTTTGGGGATTATGAAATTTCGTTGTGAAACTTCTTTTTAGTTACTGGTTCTCTATGAATTCTTATTTAGTGCTCCCTGATAAAAGTTACCAATACCATTGTGACAAATCCTTTCCTTTTATTTGTTGACAACCTTTAGTGAAGGAGACTCCTATCAAACAACTGTAAAAGTCTGTAACTTGTTGGTTATAATCTACTTTGCCCACAGATGCTGAGGTTTGATTTTCATGTGTTTGTTCTAATAGGTTTTTCTTCTTGGATGATCTGACTGGATTTGAAATATCATATCTTTTGGAGGCAAACAACCATCACTGCTCTTTTCCTTCTCTTCCCTTTATGAAGCAGTATAACATATAAATGCACTATGCTCAAAATGTAAAACTTGATGACATATCTCCATAATTCACTAACTATTCGGTATTGATATCAGCACAAAGGAATGATTTTTCAATTCATTGAAGGGGTTGATCAATCATATTGAATTTACCCATTGGCAATATTGTTCATACTGCCAGTGAGGCCTGATAGACAATAAAACAATCATTACTAGGAGCTTCTTCGATACTATTTACCTTTGCTCTTTCAGTTTTAGTCATAGACTTTGTTCACTTGCGGCTTCCAGAGCCATTCAGCTTCATCTTCACATGGTTCGCTGCAGTGCCTCTCATAGTTTGGTTATCTCAATCTTTTACAAGTGCAATTGTAAGAGACTCTTTGATCTTGAAGGTAGAATCTGCAATTATGTTTCTTCTAAGCCTTTAATGAGCAAGCTCCTTGAcgtttacatctttctaaactgACAGACTAATGAATTACATCATTTTCTAGGGCCCCTGTCCCAACTGCGGTACTGAGAACCAGTCCTTCTTTGGAACCATATTGTCAGTTTCAAGCGGCGGTTCCACCAACAATGTCAAACGCTCGAAGTAAGTTTAAAGTTGGTCAATAACCACATTTACTTGATGGACCTTGTGATCTTGCATGATTTTGCATAACTGCAACATTTTGCTGCAGTTGTGGAACTGAAATGGTTTATGATTCAAAGACACGATTGATTACACTACCAGAAGGAAGCAATgcttgatttgaggcagataacTTCTTTATCCTAGAGTCTGTCTGCTCAAACTAGCAAGTGTCTTGTAATTCTTATGATATAATTGGTGCTTCACATTTTTTTATCTTCATTGCTTTAATAAAATGATGTTTGCTAAAATATTCGACTTGATTCTCAGCAACTCATTTGTTGTTGTGTAACTGGCTGGAAAGTTTTGATCTAGTCTCCCAGTGTCTAGATTTAATACTACAATGCTCAATTGATAATGGCTATTGAATGCAGGATCAATTCAATTTATGGGAAGACAAAAAATACAACTGCAAACTAACTCATAAATTTGGAGTGAGAAGTGTCACCTCATGCATAACTTTGGGTGATCAGTAATGGAGGGAAAGGAAATTTTCGGATCGTGTACTCTATAATGCATTTCCATGGTGTGTTAATATTGTAACTTAAGCATACACTTAATAGTAATACATCGACCCATTACAGGCTCGTCCCTAGAAGATGAGAGCAGAATTGTAATTATGTTGTATAGCCAATCACAAGCCACTTATGAGTAGCCGTGACACCTATGTAATCATCATCACTGTATCCTTGATGATAACtcgaaatttgcattaatttgctCCCCATGACATTAGCACGGGCAATTAGCAATATCTGAATCACTCAAgatattagaaaattatttggcACTGATTGCAAAAGTTGAGTTTCCTGGAATAGCTAGAGCCATCTGTTGTTTGGGATCAGGGTTGGGCATCTTGCATGACCTATTCAATTCTCTCTCCCTCGCATTTTTCATCTCTTTCCAAGAGCCCAAACATATGAAGAATGGCAAAAcattataagcataaatttagcaATATCCATAACAATGACATTCCTACATGTCATTCCAGTATTCTAAGGAGTTCCAACAAAAGGAAGATAAAGcaaactaaataaaaaatttttttaaaaaatgctgGCAGGCCTCTCCAAAATTAACGAAGCACAGACCACTGTCCATGCACCAAAATTGACACTCCAGTCACCACCAAGCTTCCCCTCCTAAAGAATAGCCACATCCAAGTAATCTCCAATCTGTGGATCAAAAATGTGAGCGCAACAACTAAAGAATTTGAATGATGCAAGAGTCAAGAATGCCTTGATTTTACCTGGAAGCTGAGTTCACCCAATGCCATGGCATCATCTGGTCGTCTTGCACTTGAATGAGTCAATCCCACCTAAAAATagagtaaaataaataaaaatctataagattaaaaacttttaaaagcAGGTGGAAATTTTGTCCATGCAAGCATTGGTGTGTAAATTAGCAACACTTATTTCTTTTTTGTTTCTTCTAACTATGGATGTACAATCCCTCCAGAGAAGAGCAGCACATACCACTCTCAACACAAAACGACCATGTTTATCAGGATATACAAAAGCAAATGATAGTCTTGCATTTCGTCTTCTTGCCTCTGGAGCGACCTCTTTGACCTGACAGAGCGCTAGAGTTAGCTACTAGGTAAATAAGGTAATTTTATTTGGTTAAAGATGGAattgttcttggggatggcagtGGGGCTAGGGGGTGAGAGGGTGAAATAACATACAAGATCAGTTAATTCACGAAGCGTTGCATCTTTCCATGTATAAATTTGAACCTCATCTTTGGGTTCTTTGCCTCTCACTGCAAAGTCTTCAACCTTGTGGTGACTTCCAATCTGCAGAAGATTAAAACAGCAAATCAGATGAAATGTATGAAATTTTGACCCGGAGAGTGTTCAAGACTATTAGCATGGTTCAATTGTTAAGCTCGGTGTTGCCTTCACCAAAATGGTGTAAGCCAATTAGATTTGGCTCTCCCTTGCTTATATTATCTTTTAACTTGTAACTTTTCAATGTGGGACACTAACAAAATGTGAATTTAATCAATCTAGTCAGCAAAAATGGTCTTTTGTGCATTCAAATAAAGAGGAATAGATTTTTGAAGATGCACAATGACTTCTCATTTAACTTATGACATATAGGAAGAGGAGCATGGAGAGGATTCGTGTGGAAGATGGTAGAAAACCAATCAGCAAAAAATTTAGTTCCAGCTTAAATGGATCCGCACGCACCCTTCCACCCAATCTTGATCCAAGTAATGAGTCTTGGCTGTGATATCCTTTTAAAGTTCTCCATCTTTCTGGATTTACCcaaaattttttctttctttcagtAGAAGTTACCATCAAAACCATCATGAATACATAACAGTTATTTTTCAAATTTATGAACAATTCCTTTTCTAATATTATTTTCAATAACGACTTTCTAATAGATTTTTCCTTAAATTTACTGTTTAACGACTTATTGTATTAGTGTTATGATACTGTTGCCTGATATATTTAGAATTTAGTTGACTgaattgccaaaatttttattgtTTGAGCACTTAATTATATGAATTTATTGTTGACGGCCACATCACAAGAATGTATACTTGAAGAAAAATTTTGGACTTTGGCTGGATTAGCAGATTGCCACCCTCAAGGTCAACCATAGGAAATCTTGCTAGAATTCACATGTTATCAAAGATGTTAGTAGAACACAAACTGTGCTATTGAAGTGAAATACAAGGGAATCAAGTTGTATCGTACGCATTA
Proteins encoded:
- the LOC110639999 gene encoding histone deacetylase complex subunit SAP18 isoform X1 — protein: MEKKRDQETGEMAAAATQHRSQPQPPPPAPHNRPLPPPSRALPSSHRSVPELIDREKTCPLLLRVFTKIGSHHKVEDFAVRGKEPKDEVQIYTWKDATLRELTDLVKEVAPEARRRNARLSFAFVYPDKHGRFVLRVVGLTHSSARRPDDAMALGELSFQIGDYLDVAIL
- the LOC110639999 gene encoding histone deacetylase complex subunit SAP18 isoform X2, with the translated sequence MEKKRDQETGEMAAAATQHRSQPQPPPPAPHNRPLPPPSRALPSSHRSVPELIDREKTCPLLLRVFTKIGSHHKVEDFAVRGKEPKDEVQIYTWKDATLRELTDLVGLTHSSARRPDDAMALGELSFQIGDYLDVAIL